Proteins encoded within one genomic window of Candidatus Nezhaarchaeales archaeon:
- the bzdO gene encoding benzoyl-CoA reductase, bzd-type, subunit O, with protein sequence MKEYPTEPLKVWEEAKALRRKYYEDYLTAHEKGAIRWAGGAWTFSAIPEGLGRDVYCITSEPYGATIAFFKEFAAKCHDATEAAGFPRTLCAYMRNYWGSILLDKYILADGRVVDGFPAPDFIWQDHICCSHAKWYQIVKWLEKKKGKEIPMYCVDVSVGPFNEIEDYKIDYIVQQLNDGIEWMEKVTGRRYQDKLLCEAVWNEMKSTSLWAEICALNQNVPAPLDEKTMYSLYVMGTLMKHKKECVDFYDKLKKEVEDRVRRGIAAVRYERFRVITDTQPPWGFLSVFREMEKFGVVSVGSLYTFGLIGMWEYKPDGTWAPKQPPPRPPKDRDEALKWIVEWTLYRPEWAHFYKPELKTKMIASIYRQWKLNAVLLHYNRGCEGLSCGIALNRLGLVEQGIPVFPFEGNMGDEREFDYAGTLARLTAFFESMGLKKIVS encoded by the coding sequence ATTAAGGAATACCCAACCGAGCCTTTAAAGGTATGGGAGGAGGCGAAGGCTTTAAGGAGGAAGTACTACGAAGACTACCTAACAGCCCATGAGAAGGGCGCTATTAGATGGGCCGGTGGAGCATGGACCTTTAGCGCTATACCGGAAGGCCTAGGTAGAGACGTATACTGTATAACCAGTGAACCTTACGGAGCAACCATAGCCTTCTTTAAGGAGTTCGCCGCTAAATGTCACGACGCTACTGAAGCAGCGGGCTTTCCGAGGACGTTATGCGCCTACATGAGGAACTACTGGGGCTCAATACTCCTCGATAAGTATATCCTCGCCGACGGAAGAGTCGTAGACGGCTTCCCAGCCCCAGACTTCATATGGCAGGACCATATATGCTGTAGCCACGCTAAATGGTATCAGATCGTTAAATGGCTTGAGAAGAAGAAGGGAAAAGAGATACCGATGTACTGCGTAGACGTCTCGGTCGGGCCCTTCAACGAGATCGAGGACTACAAGATCGACTACATAGTCCAACAGCTCAACGACGGCATAGAATGGATGGAGAAAGTCACCGGGAGGCGTTATCAGGATAAACTCCTATGCGAAGCCGTATGGAACGAGATGAAATCAACCTCCCTATGGGCTGAGATATGCGCCCTCAACCAGAACGTACCGGCGCCGTTAGACGAAAAAACCATGTATTCGCTCTACGTAATGGGGACCCTGATGAAGCATAAGAAGGAATGCGTCGATTTCTACGATAAGCTAAAGAAGGAGGTTGAAGATAGGGTTAGAAGGGGTATAGCCGCCGTCCGCTACGAAAGGTTTAGGGTTATAACGGATACACAGCCCCCATGGGGCTTCCTAAGCGTATTCAGGGAGATGGAGAAGTTCGGAGTAGTATCGGTAGGCTCCCTCTACACGTTCGGGCTCATAGGGATGTGGGAGTATAAGCCCGACGGCACCTGGGCCCCCAAACAGCCCCCTCCAAGACCTCCGAAGGATAGGGATGAAGCCTTAAAGTGGATCGTCGAATGGACCCTCTATAGGCCTGAATGGGCCCACTTCTATAAGCCTGAGCTTAAAACGAAGATGATTGCTAGCATCTATAGGCAGTGGAAGCTTAACGCAGTACTTCTCCACTACAATAGGGGCTGTGAAGGATTATCCTGCGGTATAGCCTTAAACCGGTTGGGGCTCGTGGAGCAAGGTATCCCCGTGTTCCCCTTCGAGGGTAACATGGGTGACGAGCGCGAATTCGACTACGCCGGAACCCTTGCGAGGCTAACCGCCTTCTTCGAGAGTATGGGCTTAAAAAAGATCGTAAGTTAG
- a CDS encoding acyl-CoA dehydratase activase, producing the protein MITAGVDIGAKYVKVVVLKDKQPISKVRGTVGFDVAKSALDAFEQALKGAGITRGDVERVFATGMGRKAVHLKPPINADEAVPEVVADAAGVIHVVPTARTVIDVGAEEGRGVKVDPTGKVKDFVINERCAAGAGTFVEAMARALEVPLEQMGPLSLKSQRTIPMNAQCTIFAESEVVSLIHAKVSKEDIARAIHDAMAGRIGSMVRRIGIEKDVVLVGGVGNNVGFVASLKRELGVDIIVPEGPEYISALGAALIASSKA; encoded by the coding sequence TTGATAACAGCCGGTGTGGATATAGGAGCTAAGTACGTAAAGGTCGTAGTACTAAAGGATAAGCAGCCCATATCTAAAGTTAGGGGGACGGTAGGGTTCGACGTAGCTAAATCCGCCTTAGACGCGTTCGAACAAGCGTTAAAAGGAGCAGGTATAACGAGAGGCGACGTAGAACGCGTCTTTGCAACCGGCATGGGTAGGAAGGCCGTACATTTAAAGCCTCCGATAAACGCTGATGAAGCGGTACCCGAAGTAGTAGCTGACGCCGCGGGCGTAATACACGTAGTGCCAACGGCTAGAACCGTTATAGACGTAGGCGCTGAGGAAGGGCGAGGCGTTAAAGTAGATCCTACGGGGAAGGTTAAGGACTTCGTAATTAACGAGAGGTGTGCAGCTGGCGCCGGCACCTTCGTTGAGGCCATGGCTAGAGCGCTCGAAGTACCCTTAGAGCAGATGGGTCCTCTATCGCTTAAATCGCAAAGAACCATACCTATGAACGCGCAATGCACCATCTTCGCCGAGTCCGAGGTAGTCTCGTTAATACACGCCAAGGTATCAAAGGAGGATATAGCTAGAGCCATCCACGACGCTATGGCCGGTAGGATAGGCTCCATGGTGCGTAGGATCGGCATAGAGAAGGACGTAGTCCTAGTTGGCGGCGTAGGTAACAACGTGGGCTTCGTAGCTTCACTGAAGAGGGAGCTAGGCGTAGACATAATAGTCCCTGAGGGACCTGAATACATAAGCGCCTTAGGGGCGGCCCTAATAGCCTCAAGTAAGGCTTAA